The genomic interval GAGGAAAATACAGGGGACTAAAAAGTACTAGCAAAGAATGTAAAGAGCTATTTGTAGCCAACAAGACTCACTTGTATAGCGACTCTGCTGCATTTCCTTCTCTGGAGATCACGAACTTGCTCTTAGTTCGCTGAGTTAGAAATGGACTGAACATTGAGTACAGCAAACTGAAGTACCATGGGACATTGATGAAAATCTAAACCCAAAAGGCAGCCAAAAGATATAACAGAGAGTTAAAGCAACGTCAATAAAGTTTGCAGAGAAGAGACAACCATTCATTTAAGAATTGATTACCTTTCGAGCCACCATTTCAGGGTAGTTATCttgaaagagagagaggatCTGATTTGAAGCAACCCTAAGCTCTCTTTTGGGCATGTCTTTGAGATCAGTCACCTGAATAATAGAGTTGATCCCGCCAGGCTTGAAATGCAGAAGATTTATTCCTCTTTCCAGAACTTGAACTCTCCATCTCAGAAACTTCTTCAGCTTCTCTTCGTCACCAAAAATTCTCTCATACATATCTTTGTCTCTAAAAACCCCATAAGCATTGTAGCAAACAGGGTGCCCTTCCCTATCATAGCCATGCATATAAGCGACCACTCCTTCAAGCTCCTTGAAACCTAAGTCCTCCTCCGCAACATTGTCTGCGGAGAACTCTTTCCGCCAAGCAAGACACTTTTCGAGCATGTGAAGCGAATCCGAGACCCTGAAGTCCCTAGCTCGCAAGAACTTCAACAAAATGACATCAGCCTTTTCATCTCCACCAAGAAGAGGGATTCCCCACATGGCGCATTCCCCGTCAGGGCCATAAGAAGCCATGAGCTTATCCTTCAGCTCTTGCAACGCCTTCTTCTCAGAAGACTTCAACTGGGAGATAAAGTAGGTGTCTTCCTTGAAAGAAGGAGAGCGGAGTGTTGCGGCTTCCATTAGTGTAGTAACAAAGCTTTTCTTGTAAGGCTTTGGAGACGCCTCTGGCAGGTCCTGTGGAGGGGTTTTCTCAGGAATGGGGATGGGTGAGGGTGATTTCTCCATTGAATGGGGAAGTTACGTGTGAGACCTGGATGGAATCTCTGTAAAAATTGCAGGACTTTTACAAGGATTTGTCTGATATATAAGGAAGTAGTATAGCTACAAGTTTAACGAAGAAGGAGTTGAGGATCAGGAGAAGAAGAGCACTAATTTTGGGGATGTCTCTGTGCGTTTCAGGCAGAGAGAGAGTGACTAATGCACTGCTGCACACACCAAGGACCAAACTAGAAGAGGGTTACAAGAGACAAAGGAGACtagagaaaagaaacaagcttttttac from Theobroma cacao cultivar B97-61/B2 chromosome 5, Criollo_cocoa_genome_V2, whole genome shotgun sequence carries:
- the LOC18597447 gene encoding patellin-6, which gives rise to MEKSPSPIPIPEKTPPQDLPEASPKPYKKSFVTTLMEAATLRSPSFKEDTYFISQLKSSEKKALQELKDKLMASYGPDGECAMWGIPLLGGDEKADVILLKFLRARDFRVSDSLHMLEKCLAWRKEFSADNVAEEDLGFKELEGVVAYMHGYDREGHPVCYNAYGVFRDKDMYERIFGDEEKLKKFLRWRVQVLERGINLLHFKPGGINSIIQVTDLKDMPKRELRVASNQILSLFQDNYPEMVARKIFINVPWYFSLLYSMFSPFLTQRTKSKFVISREGNAAESLYKFIRPEDVPVQYGGLSRLNDLQNGPPKPASEFTVKGGEKVNIQIEGIEAGATITWDLVVGGWDLEYSAEFVPNAEGSYTIAVEKPRKLSPSEEAIHNFFTSREAGKMVLSVDNSASRRKKVAAYRYIVRKSALV